The following proteins are co-located in the Triticum aestivum cultivar Chinese Spring chromosome 1A, IWGSC CS RefSeq v2.1, whole genome shotgun sequence genome:
- the LOC123066142 gene encoding uncharacterized protein, which produces MSMSFRHVWAGDFSPPEFAAHFHGRREEVGREWRPWEEDDAISHQQDGTPIGSLEQSSAAAMSAAAHIREEQAGVKWRMAKLVHGIGAVDRHGESASPGVDIKLISGMPWRYILVLLMLLIWCGTRCLLAPMLLSDDDKVVSNWFLRVALMSVLRNYNRNSLSDGEAANEGKLSY; this is translated from the exons ATGTCAATGAGTTTCCGGCACGTCTGGGCTGGGGACTTCTCTCCCCCTGAATTTGCTGCGCACTTCCATGGACGCCGAGAAGAGGTTGGGAGAGAGTGGAGGCCCTGGGAAGAAGATGATGCCATTTCCCATCAGCAG GACGGTACGCCTATCGGCAGTCTAGAGCAATCGTCGGCTGCAGCGATGAGCGCGGCCGCACATATCCGTGAGGAACAAGCAGGCGTGAAATGGAGGATGGCAAAGCTTGTCCACGGTATTGGAGCTGTCGACCGGCATGGTGAATCCGCAAGCCCCGGGGTGGACATAAAG CTGATTTCTGGTATGCCATGGCGATATATTTTAGTGTTGCTCATGCTGTTGATTTGGTGTG GAACAAGGTGTTTGCTAGCGCCAATGCTGCTTTCTGATGACGACAAAGTTGTTTCCAATTGGTTTCTTAGGGTCGCCTTGATGAGCGTGCTGAGGAATTACAACCGGAACTCCCTCAGCGATG GGGAGGCCGCTAATGAGGGCAAACTTAGCTATTGA